The sequence AGCCCAGGGCTTGCAGATCAAAGAACTGTTGGGCCACACTCCGATTGAGGTCGTGGCCGGATGTATTTTGGGAATATTCTGGGGGCTTGTTTTTCACTACTTGATAGGATAATTTATGATCCTGGAAAAAATAAATACTCCGGGCGATCTGAAAGGCCTGAACCTGCAGCAGCTGAAGCAGCTGGCGGGAGAAGTGCGCCAGCAGATTATAGACGTGGTTTCCAAGAACGGGGGGCACCTGGCGCCCAGTCTGGGCACGGTGGAGCTGACCATCGCCCTGCACTATGCCCTGGATGCCCCAGAAGACAAGCTGATCTGGGACGTGGGCCACCAGACCTATGCCCACAAAATCCTTACCGGCCGGAAAAATGAATTTTGCACCCTCCGCACCTACCGGGGTTTAAGCGGCTTTCCCAAACGGGCCGAAAGCCAATATGATTGTTTTGACACCGGGCACGCCTCCACCTCTATTTCGGCGGCCCTGGGGATGGCCTGCGCCCGGGACCTGGCCGGAGAGAAATACCGGGTGGCGGCCATCATCGGCGACGGCTCGCTGACCGGGGGCCTGGCCTTTGAGGGCCTGAATCATGCCGGCCAGCTGAAAAAAACCATGCTGGTGGTCCTAAACGACAACCGGATGGCCATCTCCAAACGGGTGGGAGCCCTGGGCCAGTACCTGACCCGGATCACCACCGCCCCGGCTTATACTAATTTTGAAAAAAACGTCTGGGATCTTCTGGGCGCCCTGCCCAAGGACATGGGACAGCCCACCCGGGTGATGTTCCGCCGCCTCCGCCAGGGCTTCAAAAACCTGATCGTGCCGGGCCTGACCTTTGAAGAGCTGGGTTACCATTACGAAGGCCCGGTGGACGGCCATGACCTGCAGGCCCTGATAAAGATACTGAACCGGATCAAAGACCTTTCGGGCCCGACCATGCTTCATGTGCTGACCACCAAGGGCAAGGGGTATGCCCCGGCCGAAAGCAACGCCGAAAAATTTCACGGGGTGGGAGCCTTTGATCCTGAGACCGGCGACTCCCGCACCCAATCAGACATTCCCTCCTACACCGAGGTCTTCGGCCAGACCCTGACCGAGCTAGCCCGGCAGAATCCTAAGATCGTGGCCATCACCGCGGCCATGCCCGAAGGCACCGGTCTGGACATTTTCCGGGAGGCCATCCCGGAAAGATTTTACGACGTGGGCATAGCCGAACAGCATGCCCTGACCTTTGCCGCTGGGTTGGCGGTCCGGGGTTTCAGACCGGTGGTGGCCATCTACTCCACATTTTTACAACGGGGCTACGATCAGATAATTCACGACATTGCCCTCCAAAAACTGCCGGTGGCGCTGGCCATTGGCCGGGCCGGGCTGGTGGGCGAGGACGGCCCCACCCATCACGGGCCTTTCGACGTTTCTTACCTGCGATGCGTTCCCAACCTGCTTTTGATGGCCCCGAAAGATGAACAGGAATTAAAGGACATGCTGTTGACCGCTTTGAAACATGACGGTCCTGCGGCCATTCGGTATCCCCGGGGCAGCGGTTTCGGTGTCAAATTAAAAGCCCCGCAGGAACTGGCCTTGGGGCGGGCCAAAAACTTAAGGGAGGGCAAGGCCGGCGCCATATTGGGCCTGGGCATAGGGGCCACGTTAGGACTTCAGGCCGCCGGGCTGCTTGTTTCCCAAGGACTGGAGCTGGAGGTCTGGAACGCCAGGTTCGCCAGTCCGCTTGACGAGGAGGCCATCCGCGATATTTTAACCCGCCACCAAAAAACGCTGACCATCGAAGAAAATGTCCTGGCGGGAGGTTTCGGCTCGGCCGTGCTGGAGTTGGCCAACCGCCTTGGCCTGAAAACCGAGATCAAGCGGCTGGGCCTGCCCGACAGTTTCGTGGAGGCCGGACCACGACCCTTGCTTTTGGAAAAGAACGGCCTCAGCGCTTTGGGCATTGCGGCTTTGGCGGAAAAATATTTTAAGGCCCGGCCATGAACAACGTGCCGCCCGAGGATGCAGTCTACATCGTCAACAAGCCGCCGGGACCTACCTCCTTTGCCCAGGTAGCCAGCCTCAGGCGGCTATTGGGCATTAAAAAGGCCGGGCATGCAGGAACACTTGATCCTGACGCCTCCGGAATACTGATAGTGCTGACCGGCCAGGCCACCAGGGCCGCAAAGTTCTTTGAGGGGCTGGACAAGGAATATTTGGCCGGCATCAAACTGGGGGTGACCACAGATACCTACGATCTCAGCGGGCAGGTATTGTCCACCGTAGCCGTACCGGATCTCAGCCGGACCGAGATCAAGCTGGCCTTAAAGAATTTTCAGGGCCAGATCATGCAGGCCCCGCCGGCTTTTTCGGCCATCAAAAAAGACGGACAGCCCTTGTACAAGGCGGCCCGCCAGGGAAAACCGGTAGAACTGGTCCCCCGTCAGATTGAAATTCAATGGATAAAACTAAAACAAATCACCCTTCCCGAGATCACTGTTTCGGTCAAATGCTCCAAGGGAACCTACATCCGCTCGCTGGCCTTTGATCTGGGAAAAATATTGGGCTGCGGCGCGGCCCTGTCCGGCTTAATCAGAACGGCGGTAGGAGAGTTCACCATTGACCGGGCCGTGCCGGGAGATTCCGGCAAAGAGCAGCTGGCGGCGGCGGCGATCTCCATAGACCAGGCCCTGTATTTTATAGAATCCCTGGAGCTTACGTCAGATCGGGCACAAAGGATCGGCCACGGCAATCCCGTGGACTGTGCTCATCCCGATGCCGGACAGGTCAAGGCCCGTTATCAGGATCAGATACTGGCCATTGGCCCGGTCCAAAACCACGTCTTCAAACCGCAGACGGTATTGGCGCCGCAATGCTGACCATCACCCGCCTCAATAATTTCGGCAAGGAGCATCCCGGCGCAGTGGTGGCCCTGGGGGTGTTCGACGGCCTGCACCGGGGTCACCAGGCCCTGATAAAAAAACTGGTTGCCAGGGCCCTACAGTCCGGACGCCAAAGCGTGGCGCTGACCTTTGAACCCCATCCCCAAAAGGTGCTCCGCCGGACAAGTCAGCCGTTCATCCTGACTACCGGTCCCGAGAAGAAACTGCTGCTGTCCCGGATGGGGGTGGACGTGATGGCCGTGATCCGTTTTTCCAAAAGCATGGCCGAGATGGCTCCGGAGCAGTTTGTAAAAAAGATACTGGTCAACAAGCTGGGGGCCGCGACGGTGATCTGCGGAGAGGACTGCGGGTTCGGGGCGGGAAGAGAAGGGGACATCGGCCTGCTTAAAGCGCTGGGACTGAAATACGGCTTTATGGTGGAAGGGATAACCGCCTGCAAGTCCAGACAGGAAAAAATAGGCAGCACCTTGATTCGGCGGCAGATCCAGAAAGGCCTTTTTAACCAGGCGGTTAAGTTGCTGGGGCATCCCTATCTCATCAACGGCCTGGTGGTCAAGGGCCGGGGCGTGGGAAGGAAGTTGGGTTATCCCACCGCCAATCTTAAAGCAAACGATAAACTCAAACTCATTCCCGGGGACGGGGTCTATACCGCCCGGGCCTTGGTAGGTAAAAAGACCTATGACGGAATGTTGTATATCGGAGGCCGGCCGACCTTCGGCGGCAAAAGCACCCGGGCCATAGAATTCAGCGCTTTTGAAAACCCGGGGAACCTCTACGGCCGGGAGTTGACCCTGGAGGTCCACCAGTTCATCCGGCCGGACAAGAAGTTCGGCAGCCTGGAGCATCTGAATAAGACGATTGCCGGGGATCAGATAAAAATAAGAAATTATTTTACTTGACTTATATATACAAAAAGCATATATTTATATATAGGAGATAGAAGATAGAGAGATGAGGCCGTGAACGGCCTGTTGTGTGGGGACTGTGGCTACATTCCCTAACCCAGGCATTAATGCCTGGGTTAGGAAAGCCTGACTTACTGTGAGCCAAGGCCATTCATGGCCTTATAATAGGAGGCATATATGAAAACATTGGTGGAATTGGACGAACATCTGTTAAAGGAAGCCTTTCGGCTGACCGGGGCCAAGACCAAGCGCCAGGTAATAAACCTTTCCCTGGAGGAACTGGTGCGCCAGAAAAGAATGATCAGCCTTAAACAACGGCTGGGCCGGACCGGACTGAACCTAACTTTGAGCAAGCTGGAGGCCGCCAGAAATGCCCGGTAGGGGATTGGTCCTGATAGACAGCTCGGCCTGGATCCTGGCCTTAAGGCCCAAGGGTTCGCTGACGGCCCAACGCTTGGTAGGAGAACTGCTGGAACATGACCGGGCCGCCACCGCCGGAATGATCATGGCAGAACTTTTACAGGGGGCCCGAAACGAAGGAGAGTATCAAAACCTCTCCCGCGAGCTGGGCTCTTTGCATTACCTGCTGTTTGCGGACGAGGACTGGAGGCCCATCTCCCAGCTGGGCTATCGCCTGATCAGGGCCGGGCTAAAAATTCCCATTACCGATATTATCGTTGCCCACCTGGCCATAAAACATCGCTGTCTGCTGCTGCACGCCGACCGGCATTTTGAGCTGATGGCCAAGGAGGCAGGGCTGGCGCAAAAATATTTGAGGCCGGGTACCTGAAAAACAAACCTTTAATAGACTATCCATTCCTTTCAGGAAATAACCATAAGAGCATTACAGAATCTGAACTCAACCCACTTCGGCTCTGGCTTCGGCACTTCGACAGGCTCAGTGCAACGCACGCTCAGCCCGGCGGCTCAGCGCAAGCCTTTCTCCCCTTCTCTTTGCTTTGACTATGCTCAGCATGAGTCCAAGAGAAGGAGACGGGGGATGAGTTCTAATATGGTCACTACTTAAACATTCTTGAGTCCAGGATAAAAATCATTGCGAATTAATTGCCAGAAAACAAAGCATAATATATTTAGGAGCACCACCCATGATCAAAGATATTTCGGCCTTCTACTCCAAGAACGCCCTTAACATGAAGCGTTCCGAGATCCGCGAGCTGCTCAAGTTCACCCGCCAGCCCGGAATCATCAGCTTTGCCGGAGGCCTGCCGGCCGCTGACACATTTCCGGTGAAGGAGATAGAAGATATCTCCTGCCAAATCCTGCGGGAGAAGGGGGCCTATGCCCTACAGTACGGAACCACCGAGGGCGAGGCGCCATTAAGGGAGGAGGTTGCCAAATGGATGTCCCGGGAAAAACCGGGGATCAAGCCGGAGAATATCTTTATCACCTCCGGCTCCCAGCAGGGGCTGGATATCATATCCAAGGTGTTTCTGAACCCCGGAGACACTGTAATAGTGGAGCTTCCCAGCTACGTGGGCGGGCTGCAGGCCTTTGCCGCCTACCGGGCCAAGATGGCGGGCGTGCCCCAGGACGATCAAGGAATGCGGATGGACAAGCTGGAAAAGATTTTGGCCAGGATGGCCAAGAAGAACAAAAAGCCCAAGTTCATATACGT comes from candidate division TA06 bacterium and encodes:
- a CDS encoding 1-deoxy-D-xylulose-5-phosphate synthase; the protein is MILEKINTPGDLKGLNLQQLKQLAGEVRQQIIDVVSKNGGHLAPSLGTVELTIALHYALDAPEDKLIWDVGHQTYAHKILTGRKNEFCTLRTYRGLSGFPKRAESQYDCFDTGHASTSISAALGMACARDLAGEKYRVAAIIGDGSLTGGLAFEGLNHAGQLKKTMLVVLNDNRMAISKRVGALGQYLTRITTAPAYTNFEKNVWDLLGALPKDMGQPTRVMFRRLRQGFKNLIVPGLTFEELGYHYEGPVDGHDLQALIKILNRIKDLSGPTMLHVLTTKGKGYAPAESNAEKFHGVGAFDPETGDSRTQSDIPSYTEVFGQTLTELARQNPKIVAITAAMPEGTGLDIFREAIPERFYDVGIAEQHALTFAAGLAVRGFRPVVAIYSTFLQRGYDQIIHDIALQKLPVALAIGRAGLVGEDGPTHHGPFDVSYLRCVPNLLLMAPKDEQELKDMLLTALKHDGPAAIRYPRGSGFGVKLKAPQELALGRAKNLREGKAGAILGLGIGATLGLQAAGLLVSQGLELEVWNARFASPLDEEAIRDILTRHQKTLTIEENVLAGGFGSAVLELANRLGLKTEIKRLGLPDSFVEAGPRPLLLEKNGLSALGIAALAEKYFKARP
- the truB gene encoding tRNA pseudouridine(55) synthase TruB gives rise to the protein MNNVPPEDAVYIVNKPPGPTSFAQVASLRRLLGIKKAGHAGTLDPDASGILIVLTGQATRAAKFFEGLDKEYLAGIKLGVTTDTYDLSGQVLSTVAVPDLSRTEIKLALKNFQGQIMQAPPAFSAIKKDGQPLYKAARQGKPVELVPRQIEIQWIKLKQITLPEITVSVKCSKGTYIRSLAFDLGKILGCGAALSGLIRTAVGEFTIDRAVPGDSGKEQLAAAAISIDQALYFIESLELTSDRAQRIGHGNPVDCAHPDAGQVKARYQDQILAIGPVQNHVFKPQTVLAPQC
- the ribF gene encoding riboflavin biosynthesis protein RibF, encoding MLTITRLNNFGKEHPGAVVALGVFDGLHRGHQALIKKLVARALQSGRQSVALTFEPHPQKVLRRTSQPFILTTGPEKKLLLSRMGVDVMAVIRFSKSMAEMAPEQFVKKILVNKLGAATVICGEDCGFGAGREGDIGLLKALGLKYGFMVEGITACKSRQEKIGSTLIRRQIQKGLFNQAVKLLGHPYLINGLVVKGRGVGRKLGYPTANLKANDKLKLIPGDGVYTARALVGKKTYDGMLYIGGRPTFGGKSTRAIEFSAFENPGNLYGRELTLEVHQFIRPDKKFGSLEHLNKTIAGDQIKIRNYFT
- a CDS encoding type II toxin-antitoxin system VapB family antitoxin — translated: MKTLVELDEHLLKEAFRLTGAKTKRQVINLSLEELVRQKRMISLKQRLGRTGLNLTLSKLEAARNAR
- a CDS encoding PIN domain-containing protein, translated to MPGRGLVLIDSSAWILALRPKGSLTAQRLVGELLEHDRAATAGMIMAELLQGARNEGEYQNLSRELGSLHYLLFADEDWRPISQLGYRLIRAGLKIPITDIIVAHLAIKHRCLLLHADRHFELMAKEAGLAQKYLRPGT